The region AAATCCGAAAATTTGCCTCACCATGAGTACTGAGCACAGTATTTATTACCAAAACGAAAAAGTTGCCTGCTCATATGGCATGAATTATAAAAGCATTGTTGCCGACGGAAAAGTTGAGTTTGTTGAAGATTATGATGAAAAAGTAAAAGCACTTAACCTGATTATGGCCCAATATGTAGAAGGAGAATTTGACTATAATTCCCCGGCCGTTAAGCAGGTTGCAGTTTTTAAAGTGAAATTAAATAACCTGAAAGCAAAAAACTTCGGACGATTTGTACGTTAATTCGTAAAAAACGCATAATTTTTGTTTCCCCTGTCAAATTAAAGAGTATTTAGCTCATGTAATTATTAAACTTATGAGAATTAGTAAACTTATTCCGGCTTTGCTGGCTATTGTGATTATTTTTGGAAGTTGCCAGACCGATACACAATCCAATGAAAGTCAATCAGCAAAATATGTGTTTTACTTTATCGGAGATGGTGTTTCATTGCCCCAGCTCAGTTTAACAGAAGCATATTTAGCCCAGAAATCAGGTCAGAAAGGAATGAAGCAATTAAATCAGAGTCAGCTTGAAGCTCACGGTTGGTTTTATACACATGCCGATAACCGCTTTATTACAGGATCTGCTGCTGCCGGTACCGCGCTTTCTACAGGATATAAAACTTCTATCAATACAATTGCCAAATCGGCAGATCGTACTCAAAACTATAAGTCCATAGCTTATAAAGCCAAAGAAGCAGGTATGAAAGTAGGCATTATTTCTACAGTATCGATCAACCATGCCACGCCGGCTGCCTTTTATGCTAATGCAAACGAACGCAGCTCGTATTATGAAATTGCCGATCAAATGTTTGCAAGTGGGTTT is a window of Salinivirga cyanobacteriivorans DNA encoding:
- a CDS encoding pyridoxamine 5'-phosphate oxidase family protein, yielding MPTVWITDKQEQEDIIRKCDSCAMSMVDTNGDPYVVMMNYGYEDGVIYFHGDPKGRKMDILKENPKICLTMSTEHSIYYQNEKVACSYGMNYKSIVADGKVEFVEDYDEKVKALNLIMAQYVEGEFDYNSPAVKQVAVFKVKLNNLKAKNFGRFVR